From Tachypleus tridentatus isolate NWPU-2018 chromosome 8, ASM421037v1, whole genome shotgun sequence, a single genomic window includes:
- the LOC143258622 gene encoding uncharacterized protein LOC143258622 — protein sequence MLKTKSRSRYKESGLNPKWAQSNKKKIAKVRKRMHYEAMEKFELIRDHGDGSNVQETSCHRPRACYRSVCEFQNRRGVVTASSLFVQLVFSLNETILVDSNN from the coding sequence ATCTCGCTACAAAGAATCGGGCTTAAACCCAAAATGGGCACaaagtaacaagaaaaaaatagcGAAAGTGAGAAAAAGGATGCACTATGAAGCTATGGAGAAATTTGAACTTATTCGCGACCATGGTGATGGATCAAATGTTCAGGAAACTAGCTGTCATCGACCAAGAGCTTGTTACCGGTCTGTGTGTGAGTTTCAGAACAGGAGGGGCGTCGTGACAGCGTCAAGTTTGTTTGTGCAGCTGGTGTTCTCATTGAATGAAACCATCCTTGTCGATAGTAATAACTGA